A genomic segment from Rickettsia endosymbiont of Lasioglossum villosulum encodes:
- a CDS encoding DUF2671 domain-containing protein produces the protein MQEKELSNNFLEEQEDMKDDNSPFFDVKYICQASLLITDSIRKGYDVTQLPNGDVNVTEVRIVNVHYNWNSEKGKFVKTNQIEFDNSKGG, from the coding sequence ATGCAAGAAAAAGAATTATCTAATAATTTTTTAGAAGAACAAGAAGACATGAAAGATGATAATTCTCCATTCTTCGATGTAAAATATATTTGCCAAGCAAGCCTGTTAATTACTGATTCTATCCGTAAAGGATATGATGTTACGCAATTGCCAAACGGTGATGTTAATGTTACAGAAGTAAGAATAGTAAATGTTCATTATAATTGGAACTCCGAAAAAGGAAAATTTGTTAAAACTAATCAGATAGAATTTGATAATAGCAAAGGCGGATAA
- a CDS encoding universal stress protein — protein sequence MFKNILIPIDLADKKSVKALLSKALMFATASQAKLHFIYVISDFGMKMVEDCLPKNWIAEKKAKYQTQVKELIKQYVPDEIEADYYIGSGAVYDEIIKRSNDIKADLIIISAVRPQLRDYMLGPNASKIVRHSSISVLVVRDE from the coding sequence ATGTTTAAAAATATACTTATACCTATAGACTTAGCAGATAAAAAGTCTGTGAAAGCTCTTCTTTCTAAAGCTTTAATGTTTGCAACAGCTTCTCAAGCAAAGCTACATTTTATATATGTGATTTCTGATTTTGGTATGAAAATGGTCGAAGATTGTTTACCTAAAAATTGGATTGCAGAAAAAAAAGCAAAATATCAAACTCAAGTAAAAGAGCTTATAAAACAATATGTACCAGATGAAATTGAAGCTGATTATTACATAGGTAGCGGTGCTGTTTATGATGAAATAATTAAGCGTTCCAATGATATCAAAGCTGATTTAATAATAATTTCAGCAGTTAGACCGCAGCTAAGAGATTATATGCTTGGTCCTAATGCCTCTAAAATCGTTCGTCACTCTAGTATATCAGTCCTAGTAGTAAGAGACGAGTAA
- a CDS encoding ABC transporter ATP-binding protein codes for MIKYPTLSKSTLSLGIYFLKFDKVKILLLTASCIIFGMIPAVDSILLQKIIDLIESFSDANAHNLLSSMIYWAVFYALWWEGINIAYRSYDYLYLKTMPVIKGKILNELYNYTQYHSHKFFQDNLAGHISNRITETARSFEMIISIFGEKILRKLAIIAFALVALYSVHYIFATIFIIWITVFLGLSVLFSGNINRYSLNYARSQSLVAGSIVDAISNINAVRMFTSHKFERQHLETRVENAVADEQTMQFFMFKLRYALGTSCSIMIFVMIYYLSTLRSELAITIGDCVLVLTLCINVSDNIWDLTQEIGDMFEQVGAFNQGLSLMGPHIITDIENASPLDIKDGIVEFRNVTFNYHHNNNLFRNKSVLIPSKQKVGLVGFSGSGKTTFISLITRLHDIEDGMILIDGQNIKNVTQDSLRKAISLIPQEPILFHRTILENIRYGRKEASFEEVVEAAKAAHIHEVISKLPEGYDTMCGERGNNLSGGQRQRVIIARAILKNAPILILDEATSSLDSETESLIQESMEYLMQNKTVIVIAHRLSTLLNMDRILVFDKGSITEDGSHSELLKNSKLYQKLWNSQVKGLIT; via the coding sequence GTGATAAAATATCCTACTTTATCCAAATCGACGCTTAGTTTAGGTATTTATTTTTTAAAATTCGATAAAGTTAAAATTCTCTTATTAACTGCTAGTTGTATCATATTTGGTATGATTCCGGCAGTTGATAGTATATTATTGCAAAAGATTATCGATTTAATTGAGTCATTTAGTGACGCTAATGCACATAATCTTTTATCTTCAATGATTTATTGGGCAGTATTTTATGCCCTTTGGTGGGAGGGAATTAATATCGCTTACCGCTCATACGATTATTTATATTTAAAAACCATGCCGGTTATTAAAGGAAAGATATTAAATGAGCTTTATAATTATACCCAGTATCACAGCCATAAATTCTTTCAAGACAATTTAGCAGGGCATATTAGCAATAGAATTACTGAGACTGCTAGATCATTTGAAATGATAATTTCGATATTTGGTGAGAAAATTCTCCGTAAGCTTGCAATTATTGCTTTTGCATTAGTTGCTCTATATTCGGTACATTATATTTTTGCCACCATATTTATTATATGGATTACAGTTTTCTTAGGGCTTAGTGTTTTATTTTCAGGTAACATTAATAGATATTCGCTAAATTATGCACGAAGCCAATCGCTTGTCGCTGGTAGTATTGTTGATGCAATCAGCAATATTAATGCAGTTAGAATGTTCACCTCACATAAATTTGAGCGTCAACATTTGGAAACAAGAGTAGAGAATGCCGTAGCTGATGAGCAAACTATGCAGTTTTTTATGTTCAAGCTGCGTTATGCTCTTGGCACTTCCTGCTCGATAATGATTTTTGTCATGATTTACTACCTCTCAACACTTCGTAGTGAACTCGCTATAACCATAGGTGATTGTGTGCTGGTGTTAACATTATGCATAAATGTGTCAGATAATATTTGGGATTTAACCCAAGAAATCGGTGATATGTTTGAACAAGTAGGAGCTTTTAACCAAGGTCTATCGTTAATGGGACCACATATTATAACCGATATAGAAAACGCCTCTCCTTTAGATATAAAAGACGGCATCGTTGAATTTAGAAACGTTACCTTTAATTATCATCATAATAATAACTTATTCCGTAATAAATCAGTATTAATTCCAAGTAAGCAGAAAGTAGGATTAGTTGGGTTTTCTGGATCAGGTAAAACAACTTTCATTAGCTTAATTACCAGATTACACGACATCGAAGATGGTATGATTTTAATTGATGGTCAAAATATCAAAAATGTAACGCAAGATTCTTTAAGAAAAGCTATTAGCCTTATCCCACAAGAACCGATACTTTTCCATCGTACTATTTTAGAAAATATTAGATATGGTCGTAAAGAAGCATCATTTGAGGAGGTAGTTGAAGCAGCAAAAGCCGCTCATATACATGAGGTGATTAGTAAGTTACCAGAAGGGTACGATACTATGTGCGGCGAGCGTGGCAATAACCTCTCAGGTGGTCAGCGTCAGAGAGTTATTATAGCAAGGGCTATCTTAAAAAACGCACCTATCCTAATTCTTGATGAAGCAACAAGTAGTCTAGATAGCGAAACAGAAAGCTTAATTCAAGAATCAATGGAATATTTAATGCAAAATAAAACTGTGATAGTTATTGCTCATAGATTATCGACTTTGCTTAATATGGATAGAATTTTAGTTTTTGATAAAGGTAGTATCACTGAAGACGGTAGCCACTCAGAGCTGTTAAAAAATAGTAAGCTTTATCAAAAATTATGGAATTCACAAGTGAAAGGCTTAATAACCTAG
- a CDS encoding cytochrome ubiquinol oxidase subunit I, translating to MEFDQVLLSRIQFAFTISFHIIFPAFTIGLASFLAVIEGLWLKTGKTVYQEIYKFWVKIFAVTFGMGVVSGVVMSYQFGTNWSNFSDKVGNVLGPLLGFEVFTAFFLESSFLGIMLFGFNKVSKKVHFISTLIVAIGTVISAFWILSAISWMHTPTSFEIRDDGLFYPLNWLEIIFNPSFPYRFLHMLTAAYLTTSFVIGGVGSFYLLNNRYKEHAKIMLFMAVLMALFVAPVQVFIGDQHGLNTLKYQPVKVSAMEGIWDTEKGAALNIIGFPDKEEEKTKYAVQIPYASSLILTHSLDGEIKGLKEWSRDERPPVATVFYSFRIMVGIGFLMVFTGIAGLYLYLKKRLYNAKWFQYWYILMSPSGFIAVLAGWFVTEVGRQPYIVYNILRTADMASPVLGKYVFISLMAFIVVYTIVFGAGMYYILRLIKQGIKAIDNSETYGKLGLNNPF from the coding sequence ATGGAATTTGATCAAGTATTATTATCAAGAATTCAGTTTGCTTTTACCATAAGCTTTCATATCATATTTCCAGCATTTACTATAGGTCTTGCAAGCTTTCTGGCAGTCATTGAGGGGTTATGGTTAAAAACAGGAAAAACTGTTTATCAGGAAATATATAAATTCTGGGTAAAGATTTTTGCAGTTACTTTCGGTATGGGCGTAGTTTCTGGCGTCGTAATGTCCTATCAATTTGGCACTAATTGGTCGAATTTTTCTGATAAGGTAGGCAACGTACTTGGTCCATTACTCGGCTTTGAAGTTTTTACCGCTTTCTTTTTAGAATCCTCCTTTCTCGGCATCATGTTATTTGGCTTTAATAAAGTCAGCAAAAAAGTACATTTTATTTCTACTTTAATAGTTGCCATTGGCACTGTTATCTCGGCTTTTTGGATACTTTCAGCCATTAGCTGGATGCATACCCCTACCAGCTTTGAAATTAGGGATGATGGGCTTTTTTATCCTTTAAATTGGCTTGAGATTATCTTCAATCCTTCTTTCCCATATCGTTTTCTTCACATGCTTACGGCAGCTTATCTAACCACTTCGTTTGTTATTGGCGGCGTAGGGAGCTTTTATTTGCTAAATAATCGCTATAAAGAACATGCTAAAATTATGCTTTTTATGGCAGTATTAATGGCACTATTTGTTGCTCCTGTACAAGTATTTATTGGTGATCAGCATGGCTTAAATACTCTTAAATATCAGCCTGTTAAAGTTTCGGCTATGGAAGGAATTTGGGACACAGAAAAAGGGGCAGCTTTAAATATTATTGGCTTTCCGGATAAAGAAGAGGAAAAAACAAAATATGCTGTGCAAATACCATATGCTAGTAGCTTAATCTTAACTCATAGCTTAGATGGTGAAATAAAAGGACTAAAAGAATGGTCAAGAGACGAACGTCCACCGGTTGCTACAGTATTTTATAGCTTTCGTATTATGGTCGGGATTGGTTTTTTAATGGTATTTACTGGCATCGCCGGATTATATCTTTATTTAAAGAAAAGATTATATAATGCTAAATGGTTTCAATATTGGTATATTTTAATGTCACCATCAGGCTTTATTGCAGTTTTAGCCGGCTGGTTTGTCACTGAAGTAGGCAGACAACCTTATATTGTCTATAATATTTTAAGAACTGCCGATATGGCATCACCGGTGCTAGGCAAATATGTATTTATTTCTTTGATGGCTTTTATAGTAGTATATACGATTGTTTTCGGGGCAGGAATGTATTACATATTACGCCTAATCAAACAAGGAATAAAAGCCATAGATAATTCAGAAACATACGGAAAACTTGGCTTAAATAATCCTTTCTAA
- a CDS encoding pitrilysin family protein: protein MKENFNVSKLKNGLTILTYNMPYVNSVAINLIAKVGSRYENPEEEGISHFLEHMAFKGTKTRTAKQIAEEFDSIGGHFNAYTGHEKTVYYSRVLSENCNKALAIIADIVQNSAFAEKEIAKEYQVILQEIAHAQDNPDDLVYEKFYNSVFKDQPLGKPILGTSKTLETFNKDHFLNFTGKHYNAENFYLSIAGNVDHEEIVKEAERLFSSLTQGKKSNFSPAKYIGGHSFINKDLEQTTLILGFEGTSYINLERLYQTQLLAIIFGGGMSSRLFQHIREKLGLAYAVGSYNSPYFDSGVFTIYASTAHDKLELLAAELKNEIKRMTEQVKQEEIERARTQIRSNLQMAQEKVAYKSEEIGKNYAVFGKYISPEEIMEIIMNIKAEDIIQTAARIFSTNATSAVIGPNSLSGF, encoded by the coding sequence ATGAAAGAAAATTTTAACGTTAGTAAATTAAAGAATGGTTTAACGATTTTAACATATAATATGCCTTATGTTAATTCGGTAGCAATAAATTTGATAGCCAAAGTTGGTAGCCGTTATGAAAATCCGGAAGAAGAAGGAATATCACATTTCCTTGAACATATGGCTTTTAAAGGTACTAAAACCAGAACAGCAAAGCAAATAGCTGAAGAGTTTGATTCTATAGGCGGACATTTTAATGCTTATACCGGTCATGAAAAGACAGTATATTATTCAAGAGTGTTATCTGAAAATTGTAATAAAGCACTAGCAATAATTGCTGATATAGTACAAAATTCTGCTTTTGCTGAAAAAGAGATAGCAAAGGAGTATCAGGTAATTTTGCAAGAAATAGCACATGCTCAAGATAATCCTGATGATTTAGTATATGAAAAGTTTTATAATAGTGTGTTTAAAGATCAGCCGCTTGGTAAACCGATACTTGGAACAAGCAAAACCCTTGAGACTTTTAATAAGGATCATTTCTTAAACTTTACAGGTAAACATTATAATGCTGAGAACTTTTATTTATCGATTGCAGGTAATGTTGACCATGAAGAAATAGTAAAAGAAGCAGAACGTTTATTTTCTTCTTTAACACAAGGAAAGAAAAGTAATTTTTCACCTGCAAAATATATAGGCGGTCATAGCTTTATAAATAAAGATTTAGAACAAACTACTTTAATATTAGGATTTGAAGGAACATCTTACATTAATTTAGAAAGGCTTTACCAAACTCAGCTACTTGCTATAATATTTGGCGGTGGGATGTCTTCAAGATTATTCCAACATATTCGTGAAAAATTAGGACTTGCATATGCTGTAGGAAGTTATAATAGTCCCTATTTTGATAGCGGAGTATTTACTATTTATGCAAGTACAGCTCACGATAAATTAGAGCTATTAGCCGCAGAGCTGAAGAATGAAATAAAGAGAATGACAGAGCAAGTAAAACAAGAAGAGATCGAAAGAGCTAGAACACAAATCCGCAGTAATTTACAAATGGCTCAGGAAAAAGTAGCTTATAAATCAGAAGAGATAGGCAAAAATTATGCTGTTTTCGGTAAATATATCTCTCCTGAAGAGATTATGGAAATTATCATGAATATAAAAGCCGAGGATATTATACAAACAGCAGCTAGAATATTTAGTACTAACGCTACATCTGCTGTTATTGGTCCTAATAGCTTAAGCGGGTTTTAG
- a CDS encoding Rpn family recombination-promoting nuclease/putative transposase gives MYKVNPRVDLAFKKIFGVEENKDLLISLINSIVSEKDQIVEVTLLNPYNPKNFAADKLSILDVKAKSETGKMFNIEIQVTDEADYDKRALYYWSKLYAEQLKAGDDYSKLNKTIGIHILNFTSIPNTANYHSAFELRDRVTGLVYFEDIELHTIELNKFTNAKEELTDIVKKVKDSLDIWLAFLTRHDLLNKDKLPKELDNKVLKKALTVLEVMNFNEEERNTYEDRLKWLMIEANTLKKAEVKKAESRNLERII, from the coding sequence ATGTACAAAGTTAATCCAAGAGTAGATTTAGCGTTTAAAAAAATCTTCGGAGTAGAGGAGAATAAGGATTTATTGATATCACTTATTAATTCAATAGTTAGTGAAAAAGATCAAATTGTAGAAGTAACGCTTCTTAATCCATATAATCCGAAAAATTTTGCAGCAGATAAATTATCTATTCTTGACGTCAAAGCTAAAAGTGAAACTGGTAAAATGTTTAATATCGAAATACAAGTGACCGATGAAGCTGATTATGATAAAAGAGCCTTATATTATTGGTCTAAATTATATGCAGAACAATTAAAAGCCGGTGATGACTATTCGAAATTAAATAAAACAATAGGTATTCATATACTAAATTTTACTAGTATTCCGAATACTGCAAACTATCATAGTGCCTTTGAGTTAAGAGATAGAGTAACCGGCTTAGTATATTTTGAAGATATAGAGTTACATACAATAGAACTAAATAAATTTACTAATGCTAAAGAAGAGCTAACAGATATAGTAAAAAAGGTTAAAGATTCTCTTGATATATGGCTAGCTTTTTTAACTCGCCATGATTTATTAAACAAAGATAAGCTGCCAAAAGAATTGGATAATAAAGTTTTAAAGAAAGCCTTGACTGTACTTGAGGTTATGAATTTTAACGAGGAAGAGCGAAACACTTATGAAGACCGCTTAAAATGGCTTATGATCGAAGCTAATACCTTAAAAAAAGCAGAAGTGAAAAAAGCTGAAAGCAGAAATTTAGAAAGGATTATTTAA
- a CDS encoding TAXI family TRAP transporter solute-binding subunit, with the protein MNNLKLVLYSFVFSIILTCSDIYADQKQKVFKIGTGSILQGYYSIGLDLCKTIIGDEKNNENIVCEVVATNGSIENLKLLQQGKIDLALVQANIAVEAYDGIGYYSDKGKMQNLRQLLNLHDEFFTVIVKDEDKIKFFADIDGKRITSGPEYSSSNITYDAMCSLYKFAKEPINTDINYEDSIDKFCQKEIDAIIMMVGHPNPLVNLIANRCEIDFVSIENDKIAELIQQNRAFRKAELHKGLYPGITDDQTTVKVSAILVTRNDVDSNMLDKFIGAFHRNVASFKLSNYLLNNININYFADTQNFVLPKHDSVRNRE; encoded by the coding sequence TAGTATTATATAGCTTTGTTTTTAGTATAATTCTTACATGTAGTGATATTTATGCTGATCAAAAGCAAAAAGTTTTTAAGATTGGTACTGGCTCTATTTTGCAAGGTTATTATTCTATAGGTCTTGATTTATGCAAAACAATTATAGGAGATGAAAAAAATAACGAAAATATAGTATGCGAAGTTGTTGCAACAAATGGTAGTATTGAAAATTTAAAATTATTGCAACAAGGTAAAATCGATTTAGCTTTAGTGCAAGCAAATATTGCAGTAGAAGCATATGATGGAATAGGTTATTATAGCGATAAAGGAAAAATGCAAAATCTACGTCAGCTACTGAATTTGCATGATGAATTTTTTACAGTTATTGTAAAAGATGAGGATAAGATAAAGTTTTTTGCTGATATTGATGGAAAGAGAATAACTAGTGGTCCAGAATATTCCAGCAGCAATATTACTTATGATGCAATGTGTTCTCTATATAAATTTGCTAAAGAACCAATAAATACTGATATTAATTACGAAGATTCTATCGATAAATTCTGCCAAAAAGAAATAGATGCTATAATCATGATGGTTGGGCATCCAAACCCTTTAGTGAATTTAATTGCTAATAGATGTGAAATTGATTTTGTTTCAATTGAAAACGATAAAATAGCAGAGTTAATACAACAAAATAGAGCTTTTCGCAAAGCGGAGCTTCATAAAGGCTTATATCCAGGTATTACAGATGATCAAACAACTGTAAAAGTATCAGCAATTTTAGTAACTAGAAATGATGTAGATTCTAATATGTTAGATAAATTTATTGGTGCTTTTCATAGAAATGTTGCAAGTTTTAAACTTTCTAATTATTTATTGAACAATATTAACATTAACTATTTTGCCGATACTCAAAACTTTGTTTTACCAAAACATGACTCGGTAAGAAATAGAGAATAA